A single window of Oreochromis aureus strain Israel breed Guangdong linkage group 5, ZZ_aureus, whole genome shotgun sequence DNA harbors:
- the cbfa2t2 gene encoding protein CBFA2T2 isoform X2: protein MPGSPVDAKTHSRSAPSSSASSTMPPLPSVNPSGPRPASFSTTALTNGNHHSPPTLNAVPSPPQRYSNGPSSSSSSSLANQQLPATCGARQLSKLKRFLTTLQQFGNDISPEIGDSVRSLVLALVNSTVTIEEFHSRLQEATNFPLRPFVIPFLKANLPLLQRELLHCARAAKQTPAQYLSQHEHLLLSTTLASSPDSSELLMEPPEPGTKRHSPSRAKENGFHERPPVAMEPAAKRICTISPAPRHSPAHPLPLTAQLHPTPPPLQHYALDDIAAPHILHREHSQRVLEIRELKDRPRLPGTNGGYREEPVDHRLTDREWADEWRHLDHVLNCIVDMVEKTRRSVSVLRRCQESDREELNYWRRRSSEQEDPRKGGPASAPFSKTHSPHSSESDSQRDFAPRPGSAYVTDEIWRKAEEAVNEVKRQAMEEVQKAVAEAEQKAFEMIAAERAKMEKTLAEAKRKAQEDAIMVINEQEDSSECCWNCGRKASETCSGCNAARYCGSFCQHKDWERHHLICSPGLQAQPKPVSASRVAAVATAASAATVVSPVGLAGVKVPDSVPSVCSPGGEKASVASRSSTPSTPVSAPETNGH, encoded by the exons ATGCCCGGTTCTCCTGTGGATGCTAAGACTCATTCCAGATCAGCCCCCAGCAGCAGCGCCAGCTCCACTATGCCACCCCTACCTTCTGTCAACCCCAGTGGCCCACGACCGGCCTCTTTTTCCACcacagcat TGACCAATGGGAATCATCATTCCCCACCAACACTGAATGCAGTGCCATCTCCACCACAGCGTTACAGCAATGGAccgtcctcttcctcttcctcatcgCTGGCTAACCAGCAGCTGCCGGCCACCTGTGGGGCACGCCAGCTGAGCAAGCTGAAACGTTTCTTGACCACACTGCAGCAGTTTGGCAACGACATTTCTCCTGAGATTGGAGACAGCGTCCGAAGCCTAGTTCTGGCCCTTGTG AATTCAACAGTTACCATTGAGGAGTTTCACTCACGACTTCAGGAGGCCACCAACTTCCCCTTACGACCCTTTGTTATTCCTTTTCTCAAG GCAAACCTCCCTTTGCTGCAGAGGGAGTTGCTCCACTGTGCACGGGCAGCCAAGCAGACCCCAGCTCAGTACTTGTCCCAGCATGAGCACCTCCTGCTAAGCACCACTCTGGCATCTTCTCCAGACTCCTCTGAGCTGCTGATGGAGCCTCCAGAGCCTGGAACCAAGAGACACAGCCCAAGCAG GGCTAAAGAGAACGGTTTCCATGAACGCCCACCTGTAGCTATGGAGCCTGCCGCAAAGCGGATTTGCACCATTAGCCCAGCTCCCCGACACAGCCCTGCTCACCCATTGCCACTGACTGCCCAGCTTCACCCAACCCCTCCACCCTTGCAGCATTACGCCCTGGATGACATCGCAGCACCTCACATCCTGCACCGTGAGCACAGCCAACGTGTTTTGGAGATCCGCGAACTCAAAGACAGGCCACGACTTCCTG GCACTAATGGGGGCTACCGTGAGGAGCCAGTGGACcacagactgacagacagagagtGGGCTGATGAATGGAGGCATCTGGACCAT GTGTTGAACTGTATTGTGGACATGGTAGAAAAGACACGGCGGTCAGTGAGCGTTCTCAGACGATGCCAGGAGTCAGATCGTGAGGAGCTTAACTACTGGAGACGACGTTCGAGCGAGCAGGAAGACCCGCGCAAAGGCGGACCGGCATCCGCTCCATTCTCCAAGACGCACAGCCCTCACTCTTCAGAGTCGG ACTCTCAGCGTGATTTTGCTCCACGGCCAGGCTCAGCATATGTTACAGATGAAATCTGGAGAAAAGCTG AAGAGGCGGTGAATGAAGTTAAGCGTCAGGCCATGGAAGAGGTTCAGAAAGCTGTAGCAGAGGCTGAGCAGAAAGCATTTGAGATGATTGCTGCTGAGAGGGCCAAGATGGAAAAgactctggctgaggccaagcGGAAGGCTCAAGAAGATGCCATCATGGTCATTAATGAACAAGAGGACTCCAGTGAG TGTTGCTGGAACTGTGGCCGCAAAGCTAGCGAGACATGCAGCGGTTGCAACGCCGCTCGCTACTGTGGGTCTTTCTGCCAGCACAAAGACTGGGAGAGACATCACCTCATCTGCAGCCCAGGACTTCAGGCTCAACCCAAACCGGTTTCTGCAAGCAGAGTGGCTGCCGTGGCTACAGCAGCATCGGCCGCCACCGTCGTGTCTCCTGTTGGTCTGGCTGGGGTCAAAGTTCCCGACAGTGTGCCTTCAGTCTGCAGTCCAGGTGGGGAGAAGGCTTCAGTCGCTTCGCGTTCATCCACTCCCTCCACCCCTGTCTCGGCCCCTGAGACGAACGGACACTAG
- the cbfa2t2 gene encoding protein CBFA2T2 isoform X1: protein MVGMPSALTYSREKKSPAMPGSPVDAKTHSRSAPSSSASSTMPPLPSVNPSGPRPASFSTTALTNGNHHSPPTLNAVPSPPQRYSNGPSSSSSSSLANQQLPATCGARQLSKLKRFLTTLQQFGNDISPEIGDSVRSLVLALVNSTVTIEEFHSRLQEATNFPLRPFVIPFLKANLPLLQRELLHCARAAKQTPAQYLSQHEHLLLSTTLASSPDSSELLMEPPEPGTKRHSPSRAKENGFHERPPVAMEPAAKRICTISPAPRHSPAHPLPLTAQLHPTPPPLQHYALDDIAAPHILHREHSQRVLEIRELKDRPRLPGTNGGYREEPVDHRLTDREWADEWRHLDHVLNCIVDMVEKTRRSVSVLRRCQESDREELNYWRRRSSEQEDPRKGGPASAPFSKTHSPHSSESDSQRDFAPRPGSAYVTDEIWRKAEEAVNEVKRQAMEEVQKAVAEAEQKAFEMIAAERAKMEKTLAEAKRKAQEDAIMVINEQEDSSECCWNCGRKASETCSGCNAARYCGSFCQHKDWERHHLICSPGLQAQPKPVSASRVAAVATAASAATVVSPVGLAGVKVPDSVPSVCSPGGEKASVASRSSTPSTPVSAPETNGH from the exons ATGGTCGGAATGCCGAGTGCTTTAACTT ACAGTAGAGAGAAGAAGAGCCCTGCCATGCCCGGTTCTCCTGTGGATGCTAAGACTCATTCCAGATCAGCCCCCAGCAGCAGCGCCAGCTCCACTATGCCACCCCTACCTTCTGTCAACCCCAGTGGCCCACGACCGGCCTCTTTTTCCACcacagcat TGACCAATGGGAATCATCATTCCCCACCAACACTGAATGCAGTGCCATCTCCACCACAGCGTTACAGCAATGGAccgtcctcttcctcttcctcatcgCTGGCTAACCAGCAGCTGCCGGCCACCTGTGGGGCACGCCAGCTGAGCAAGCTGAAACGTTTCTTGACCACACTGCAGCAGTTTGGCAACGACATTTCTCCTGAGATTGGAGACAGCGTCCGAAGCCTAGTTCTGGCCCTTGTG AATTCAACAGTTACCATTGAGGAGTTTCACTCACGACTTCAGGAGGCCACCAACTTCCCCTTACGACCCTTTGTTATTCCTTTTCTCAAG GCAAACCTCCCTTTGCTGCAGAGGGAGTTGCTCCACTGTGCACGGGCAGCCAAGCAGACCCCAGCTCAGTACTTGTCCCAGCATGAGCACCTCCTGCTAAGCACCACTCTGGCATCTTCTCCAGACTCCTCTGAGCTGCTGATGGAGCCTCCAGAGCCTGGAACCAAGAGACACAGCCCAAGCAG GGCTAAAGAGAACGGTTTCCATGAACGCCCACCTGTAGCTATGGAGCCTGCCGCAAAGCGGATTTGCACCATTAGCCCAGCTCCCCGACACAGCCCTGCTCACCCATTGCCACTGACTGCCCAGCTTCACCCAACCCCTCCACCCTTGCAGCATTACGCCCTGGATGACATCGCAGCACCTCACATCCTGCACCGTGAGCACAGCCAACGTGTTTTGGAGATCCGCGAACTCAAAGACAGGCCACGACTTCCTG GCACTAATGGGGGCTACCGTGAGGAGCCAGTGGACcacagactgacagacagagagtGGGCTGATGAATGGAGGCATCTGGACCAT GTGTTGAACTGTATTGTGGACATGGTAGAAAAGACACGGCGGTCAGTGAGCGTTCTCAGACGATGCCAGGAGTCAGATCGTGAGGAGCTTAACTACTGGAGACGACGTTCGAGCGAGCAGGAAGACCCGCGCAAAGGCGGACCGGCATCCGCTCCATTCTCCAAGACGCACAGCCCTCACTCTTCAGAGTCGG ACTCTCAGCGTGATTTTGCTCCACGGCCAGGCTCAGCATATGTTACAGATGAAATCTGGAGAAAAGCTG AAGAGGCGGTGAATGAAGTTAAGCGTCAGGCCATGGAAGAGGTTCAGAAAGCTGTAGCAGAGGCTGAGCAGAAAGCATTTGAGATGATTGCTGCTGAGAGGGCCAAGATGGAAAAgactctggctgaggccaagcGGAAGGCTCAAGAAGATGCCATCATGGTCATTAATGAACAAGAGGACTCCAGTGAG TGTTGCTGGAACTGTGGCCGCAAAGCTAGCGAGACATGCAGCGGTTGCAACGCCGCTCGCTACTGTGGGTCTTTCTGCCAGCACAAAGACTGGGAGAGACATCACCTCATCTGCAGCCCAGGACTTCAGGCTCAACCCAAACCGGTTTCTGCAAGCAGAGTGGCTGCCGTGGCTACAGCAGCATCGGCCGCCACCGTCGTGTCTCCTGTTGGTCTGGCTGGGGTCAAAGTTCCCGACAGTGTGCCTTCAGTCTGCAGTCCAGGTGGGGAGAAGGCTTCAGTCGCTTCGCGTTCATCCACTCCCTCCACCCCTGTCTCGGCCCCTGAGACGAACGGACACTAG